In the Gymnodinialimonas sp. 202GB13-11 genome, one interval contains:
- a CDS encoding sensor histidine kinase, whose product MKPLERLWDSVTSLKWRLALFLSLAILPLGMIAVVQTAAVVRDARTLEQLDILARTAQAASTERALLRRAHGAASALGASAVEAADDPLLCERIMQRFVDRAEAYAFASFTTAEGQTTCSSTGEQMDLSDDPVWQEYIERPTPNVTIGLETEMSDQSMLTVVSPIFDSESGEFLGATSVALPHSLTDTLLAAQVEEVDLALISEAGDVLSASTGITDAGIFEALNLEPETLALSPRGLTFNVVHQDGSEQLAALVPLIEDRVYVVGLWNGSIQNYAVPIFGTLTPLFPVLMWIVAFGISFLALDRLVLQHLREIRQRMGAFSFDDPGSGFAMLDNPPAEFKQIAGTYNRMIDRMLGDRADLAESLEEKELLLREVHHRVKNNLQLIGSILNMQMRSVPDGDARRVLRRVQDRVMSLSTIHKALYTGTTMAHVRGDKLLSEVVQASFRAGIPQGKGVITSLELDKVDLDPDQAVPLALLANETVTNAIKYIGAPETGTPPKISVRLTADEDRKINLIVENTLGRAVQDEVAGDGTGLGGRLVEAFVAQLGGTSDVSQDEDIYRFEATFTAFAAPQADDGDVSPMTP is encoded by the coding sequence ATGAAGCCACTCGAACGCTTATGGGACAGCGTCACGTCGCTCAAATGGCGGTTGGCGCTGTTTTTGAGCCTTGCCATTCTGCCGCTGGGCATGATTGCCGTCGTCCAAACGGCAGCCGTTGTACGCGACGCACGAACGCTTGAACAACTTGATATTCTGGCGCGCACGGCGCAGGCGGCCAGCACTGAGCGGGCACTGTTGCGTCGCGCTCACGGTGCTGCCTCAGCCCTTGGCGCAAGCGCCGTCGAGGCGGCCGATGACCCGCTTCTTTGTGAGCGTATCATGCAACGGTTCGTGGACCGCGCCGAGGCGTATGCCTTCGCAAGCTTCACGACAGCAGAGGGCCAAACGACGTGTTCTTCGACCGGAGAGCAGATGGACCTTTCTGACGACCCTGTATGGCAAGAATACATCGAACGCCCAACGCCGAATGTGACCATCGGCCTTGAGACCGAGATGAGCGATCAATCGATGTTGACGGTTGTGTCTCCGATTTTCGACTCTGAAAGTGGTGAATTTCTAGGGGCAACCTCGGTCGCTCTGCCACACAGCTTAACTGACACGCTGCTGGCTGCGCAGGTGGAAGAAGTAGATCTCGCCTTGATAAGCGAAGCGGGAGATGTCCTCTCAGCCAGCACCGGGATCACTGACGCAGGCATCTTCGAGGCGCTTAACCTTGAACCCGAAACCCTGGCGCTTTCGCCGCGCGGCCTGACCTTTAATGTTGTACATCAGGACGGATCGGAGCAATTGGCAGCGCTCGTTCCCTTGATCGAAGACCGGGTCTACGTTGTGGGCCTTTGGAATGGGTCCATCCAGAATTACGCTGTCCCCATCTTTGGCACTCTCACGCCGCTTTTCCCGGTTTTGATGTGGATCGTGGCATTCGGGATCAGCTTTCTGGCGCTGGATCGCTTGGTGCTGCAACACCTGCGCGAAATCCGGCAACGGATGGGGGCATTTTCATTTGACGATCCGGGTTCAGGGTTTGCGATGCTCGACAACCCGCCTGCCGAATTCAAACAAATCGCGGGAACCTACAACCGGATGATTGACCGGATGTTGGGCGACCGGGCCGACCTTGCCGAAAGCCTCGAAGAAAAAGAGCTTTTGTTGCGCGAAGTACATCACAGGGTGAAGAACAATCTTCAGCTGATCGGATCCATCCTGAACATGCAAATGCGCAGTGTGCCCGATGGCGATGCCCGCCGTGTGCTGCGCCGCGTCCAGGACCGCGTCATGAGCCTGTCGACGATCCACAAAGCGCTTTATACGGGCACTACTATGGCGCATGTGCGCGGCGACAAGTTGCTGAGTGAGGTTGTTCAGGCCTCATTCCGCGCTGGTATCCCTCAAGGCAAAGGTGTCATCACTTCTCTCGAGCTTGACAAGGTCGATCTTGATCCCGATCAGGCTGTGCCCTTGGCGTTGTTGGCCAATGAAACCGTAACAAACGCCATCAAATACATAGGCGCACCGGAGACCGGCACACCGCCGAAAATCTCGGTGCGTTTGACGGCAGATGAGGATCGCAAGATCAATCTGATCGTTGAGAATACGCTCGGCCGCGCGGTGCAAGACGAAGTCGCCGGTGATGGAACAGGCTTGGGTGGGCGGCTGGTGGAAGCCTTCGTAGCGCAACTCGGCGGCACGTCTGATGTCTCACAGGACGAGGATATTTACCGGTTCGAAGCAACATTCACCGCATTCGCCGCGCCGCAAGCGGATGATGGCGACGTTTCACCAATGACGCCGTAG
- a CDS encoding phospholipase — MKPKHHTDQDPISELEVHFTASEAFPAFERLCLAASKTICGCFRVFDPSTALHSDEAREIGTTWFELLLHVLNRGVKIDLTVSDFDPIIATEDHRRSWQTARQLAALNELSTGARLTFAIAMHPARVGYVPRRVLHAKTADELEQTNADPLTPGLDGVELKDDLPMVPATHHQKLAVIDDEALYIGGLDLNDRRYDTLDHDQPSIGTWQDIQAIARGPVVHAAAAHLASFQAVTETVEDPPPQAPGFLRTLSTKRAQDLIHIAPKPLVNEIEQAHLDAVARCRGLLYLETQFFRHKPLAKALVKAAAEHDDLACILVLPAAPEDVAFEGNEAEDAQFGAQVQMEALEILSDGLGDRLALASPAKARPATDEPDTAIVHDAPLIYVHSKLSLFGQDEAILSSANLNGRSFRWDTEAGLHLTNRAHVAPLWPRVFAHWLGDDAPDPTAEPRAVVDRINTLLKQARDTSPQDRSHFLLPFDPEAQARLAKPLPFVPDEMV; from the coding sequence ATGAAACCGAAGCATCATACCGACCAGGACCCGATCAGTGAGTTAGAAGTCCACTTCACGGCAAGCGAGGCATTCCCGGCCTTCGAAAGGCTGTGTCTGGCGGCAAGTAAGACAATCTGCGGATGTTTCCGTGTTTTCGACCCCTCGACCGCCCTTCACAGCGATGAAGCTCGGGAAATCGGCACGACTTGGTTCGAGCTTCTGCTGCACGTTCTGAACAGGGGCGTGAAGATCGACCTGACAGTCAGTGACTTCGATCCGATCATTGCCACCGAAGATCATCGCCGGTCCTGGCAGACCGCGCGGCAATTGGCAGCACTCAATGAATTGTCGACCGGGGCGCGTCTAACTTTTGCCATCGCGATGCATCCAGCGCGCGTTGGCTATGTGCCACGACGCGTCTTGCATGCCAAAACAGCGGACGAATTGGAGCAGACGAACGCAGATCCCCTCACACCTGGATTAGACGGAGTTGAGCTGAAGGATGACCTGCCGATGGTGCCGGCAACACACCACCAGAAGCTGGCGGTCATAGATGATGAAGCGCTCTACATCGGTGGGCTGGATCTAAACGATCGACGATACGACACGCTCGACCACGATCAGCCCTCAATCGGTACATGGCAGGACATCCAAGCCATTGCGCGCGGTCCGGTTGTGCACGCTGCTGCCGCGCATCTTGCAAGCTTTCAGGCCGTGACCGAGACGGTAGAGGACCCTCCACCTCAGGCGCCAGGCTTTTTGCGCACGTTATCGACCAAGCGCGCGCAAGATTTGATCCACATCGCGCCGAAGCCTTTGGTCAACGAGATAGAACAGGCCCATCTGGACGCTGTCGCGCGGTGTCGGGGTCTGCTTTACTTGGAAACGCAATTCTTCCGCCACAAGCCGTTGGCCAAGGCGCTGGTGAAGGCGGCCGCAGAGCACGATGACCTTGCATGTATCCTTGTCTTGCCAGCCGCACCGGAAGACGTCGCCTTCGAGGGGAACGAAGCCGAAGACGCTCAATTCGGCGCACAGGTCCAAATGGAGGCACTGGAAATCCTCAGTGACGGGCTAGGAGATCGTTTGGCTTTGGCCTCGCCGGCCAAGGCTCGGCCCGCAACCGATGAGCCTGACACCGCAATCGTTCATGATGCTCCATTGATCTACGTACACTCCAAGCTTTCCCTCTTTGGACAAGACGAGGCGATCCTGTCCTCTGCCAATCTCAACGGACGCAGTTTTCGTTGGGATACCGAAGCGGGTCTGCATCTGACGAACAGGGCGCATGTCGCGCCGCTTTGGCCCCGGGTGTTCGCGCATTGGCTCGGCGACGATGCCCCTGATCCAACGGCAGAACCTCGCGCGGTCGTCGACCGGATTAACACGCTTCTTAAACAGGCGCGCGATACGTCACCTCAGGACCGAAGCCACTTCTTGTTGCCCTTTGACCCCGAGGCGCAAGCACGGTTGGCCAAGCCTTTGCCGTTCGTCCCCGACGAAATGGTCTAG
- a CDS encoding phage holin family protein has product MYSDHGTGRGTAQLVTDVVSQIGRILRKEAALAKAEVGENLSRAGLAIGLLVGAVVLGLVALGVLAGAGVSALVAIGWAIHWAALAVGGGIVLLAAILAAKGIHDLKPKRLMPSRSIANVKQDVALMKEQINA; this is encoded by the coding sequence ATGTACTCCGATCACGGAACCGGAAGGGGCACAGCTCAGCTTGTGACCGACGTGGTCAGCCAGATTGGCCGTATCCTGCGTAAGGAGGCGGCTCTGGCTAAGGCGGAGGTAGGTGAAAACCTGTCCCGCGCCGGGCTCGCTATAGGTCTTCTCGTGGGCGCAGTCGTGCTTGGCCTCGTCGCATTGGGCGTGCTTGCCGGTGCCGGTGTCTCGGCCCTTGTTGCGATTGGTTGGGCCATCCACTGGGCCGCATTGGCCGTCGGAGGTGGCATCGTGCTGCTTGCAGCCATTCTCGCCGCAAAGGGGATCCATGATCTTAAGCCCAAGCGCCTGATGCCCAGCCGCAGCATTGCCAACGTCAAGCAGGACGTTGCGCTGATGAAGGAGCAGATCAATGCCTAG